Proteins from a genomic interval of Lacticaseibacillus pabuli:
- a CDS encoding CvpA family protein: MLTLIILLFLAYSFYTGARRGLALQAVYTGGYLVALVVAVVLAGVFQPLMQMWVPYPSATANSKMVFFGNNVALKLDSAFYYGVSFLFVLTICWALVRLGVLAVKHLEFVTYKDEIVNWLGAGVLNFICAYAFLFFVLYILALIPVAGLQHALQHSYGALLMIRYTPIASQLVANWWINA; encoded by the coding sequence ATGTTAACGTTGATCATACTATTATTTTTGGCATACAGCTTTTACACGGGCGCCCGGCGCGGTCTCGCGCTGCAAGCCGTGTACACCGGTGGCTACCTCGTCGCCTTGGTCGTCGCGGTCGTGCTCGCCGGTGTTTTCCAACCATTGATGCAGATGTGGGTGCCATACCCATCCGCAACGGCAAATAGCAAGATGGTCTTCTTCGGCAATAATGTTGCCCTGAAGCTCGACTCCGCCTTTTACTATGGCGTGTCCTTCTTGTTTGTCTTGACGATTTGCTGGGCCCTGGTGCGTTTAGGTGTCCTGGCCGTTAAGCATTTGGAATTTGTGACTTACAAAGATGAAATCGTGAACTGGCTAGGTGCCGGCGTCTTGAACTTTATTTGCGCCTACGCCTTCCTGTTCTTCGTTCTGTACATCTTGGCACTGATTCCGGTAGCAGGTCTCCAGCACGCACTCCAGCATTCGTATGGGGCACTGCTGATGATCCGCTACACGCCGATTGCATCACAACTGGTTGCCAATTGGTGGATCAACGCATAA
- a CDS encoding DUF1292 domain-containing protein: MAEDEKIRPGENDQQITLIDDNGNEELYNVLFTFDSEDYDKSYVLLYPEGAEDDDDEVQIEAFSYTPDANGDASQGDLYPIEDDDEWSMVEEVLNTFLADDDTPDL; the protein is encoded by the coding sequence ATGGCTGAAGATGAAAAGATTCGTCCAGGCGAAAATGACCAACAGATCACTTTGATTGACGACAACGGTAATGAGGAGCTTTACAACGTCCTGTTTACCTTCGACTCTGAGGACTACGACAAGTCGTATGTTCTCCTTTATCCTGAAGGCGCTGAAGACGACGATGACGAGGTTCAGATTGAAGCCTTCTCATACACGCCAGACGCGAACGGTGATGCAAGTCAGGGCGACTTGTATCCCATCGAGGATGATGATGAGTGGTCAATGGTTGAGGAAGTACTCAATACCTTCCTTGCCGATGACGACACTCCGGACCTATAG
- a CDS encoding DRTGG domain-containing protein encodes MVQKSEVLFHYIESLDVGTKISVRQMAMHQHVSAGTAYRAIKLAQDRGLVATIDRVGTVRIDPRPQSTGARLNFADIVRVVNGRVLGGSAGLEKPLDKFVIGAMMSSAMEHYISRNSLLIVGNRDDAQALALKSGAAVLITGGFDPSKSVIDQANAAALPVITTSYDTFTVATMINRALSDQAIRRDILTVASLYTPLAESTYLTLPATVADYRSASADSGHDELPVISAAGRVVGVVNAATSEGKRDTSPVERGMERHPAVVKTAESVATVNHLMQARGLKLVPVVDDAGQLLGVLSRATVLAQLQQDLPPERVPNTIADQLDETLTPLDADGDYAAAYAVATAPIMTNKFGTLNVGVLSALLISAVGRYLSSVGRQNVLVDKLDVNSLRPIQLTAHVAIAVRALEVGRSNATFDVDIIGDSQVAAKAVLSCQLLERN; translated from the coding sequence GTGGTACAGAAAAGCGAGGTACTGTTTCATTACATCGAATCACTAGATGTCGGCACCAAGATTTCCGTGCGCCAAATGGCCATGCACCAGCATGTGTCAGCGGGGACTGCCTACCGGGCGATTAAACTCGCTCAGGACAGAGGACTTGTCGCAACCATTGATCGTGTTGGGACCGTGCGCATTGACCCACGACCACAGAGTACGGGGGCGCGTTTGAACTTCGCGGATATTGTCCGCGTGGTGAACGGGCGGGTACTGGGTGGCAGCGCAGGTCTGGAAAAACCGCTCGATAAGTTTGTCATCGGTGCGATGATGAGTAGCGCGATGGAACACTACATCAGCCGGAATTCCTTGCTGATTGTCGGAAACCGTGACGACGCGCAGGCCTTGGCTTTAAAGTCTGGCGCCGCTGTGCTCATTACCGGTGGCTTTGACCCCAGCAAGTCCGTCATTGATCAGGCAAATGCTGCGGCGTTGCCAGTCATTACCACGTCTTACGACACGTTCACAGTGGCCACCATGATTAACCGGGCACTGTCTGACCAAGCGATTCGACGGGATATTTTGACGGTGGCTAGTCTGTACACACCGCTTGCAGAGTCGACTTACTTGACCCTGCCAGCAACGGTGGCAGATTATCGCAGCGCGAGTGCGGATAGCGGCCATGATGAATTGCCCGTTATTAGCGCTGCTGGCCGGGTGGTTGGGGTCGTCAATGCGGCAACCTCTGAAGGAAAACGGGACACGAGCCCCGTTGAACGGGGGATGGAGCGACACCCTGCAGTTGTTAAGACCGCAGAATCCGTCGCCACCGTTAACCATCTGATGCAGGCGCGCGGGCTAAAACTCGTGCCGGTGGTCGACGACGCTGGGCAGCTCCTGGGTGTCCTGAGCCGGGCGACCGTGCTGGCGCAGTTGCAGCAGGATTTGCCGCCAGAGCGGGTACCAAACACGATTGCGGATCAGTTGGACGAAACACTGACGCCGCTGGATGCTGATGGCGATTATGCCGCCGCATACGCCGTGGCAACGGCTCCCATTATGACCAACAAGTTCGGGACCCTGAACGTCGGCGTGCTATCGGCGCTGTTGATTAGTGCGGTTGGCCGCTATTTGAGCAGTGTGGGTCGGCAGAACGTGCTGGTGGATAAACTTGACGTGAATTCACTGCGGCCAATCCAGCTCACCGCTCACGTGGCCATCGCCGTCCGAGCGCTTGAAGTGGGCCGTAGCAATGCGACCTTTGATGTGGATATCATTGGGGATAGTCAGGTGGCAGCCAAAGCAGTTCTTAGCTGTCAGCTACTGGAGAGGAATTAA
- a CDS encoding DHH family phosphoesterase has protein sequence MQYEKILAAIKKYDTIIIHRHVRPDPDAYGSQVGLAETIRNSYPDKQVYAVGESVHSLAWLTTDMQEVSDDVYAHALVIVTDTADTPRVDDQRFSKGEMLIKIDHHPNDDAYGDVQLVLPDISSTSEVLIDLINGSNGQLKMNAAAARLFYAGIVGDTGRFLYNNTTAHTLMDVAQLYGFDFDPSVVNQQMNEVTMGQAKLQAFAMSDLQVTANGAGYYVIHQSDLKRLGVAPDEYQVAVGTGGRLAEVRAWAMFTEQPEGNYRVSLRSKELPIEPIAKNHNGGGHELASGAKAADEAEIKQIVNELDALLAGARK, from the coding sequence ATGCAATATGAAAAAATTTTGGCTGCCATTAAGAAATACGATACGATTATCATTCACCGCCACGTGCGACCGGACCCAGATGCCTATGGGTCCCAGGTTGGCTTAGCCGAGACAATTCGCAATTCCTATCCTGACAAGCAGGTTTACGCGGTCGGTGAGTCCGTGCACAGTCTGGCGTGGTTAACGACAGACATGCAGGAGGTCAGCGACGACGTGTACGCGCACGCCCTAGTGATTGTGACCGATACCGCAGATACGCCCCGTGTCGACGACCAGCGCTTTAGCAAGGGTGAGATGCTCATCAAGATCGATCATCACCCGAACGACGATGCTTATGGGGATGTCCAGCTTGTTTTGCCAGACATTTCCAGCACCAGTGAAGTCCTGATTGACCTGATCAATGGCTCAAACGGGCAATTGAAGATGAATGCCGCTGCCGCCCGACTTTTTTACGCCGGAATTGTTGGCGATACGGGCCGTTTCCTGTACAATAATACAACTGCCCATACGCTCATGGATGTGGCACAGCTGTATGGCTTTGACTTTGACCCGAGCGTTGTGAACCAGCAAATGAACGAGGTCACGATGGGCCAGGCCAAGTTGCAGGCATTTGCCATGAGCGACTTGCAGGTGACGGCTAATGGCGCAGGCTACTACGTCATTCACCAGTCCGATTTGAAGCGACTCGGTGTTGCACCAGATGAATACCAAGTGGCTGTTGGAACGGGTGGCCGTCTTGCGGAGGTCCGGGCATGGGCGATGTTTACCGAGCAGCCTGAGGGGAACTACCGCGTCAGTTTGCGGTCCAAGGAACTGCCAATCGAACCCATTGCTAAGAACCATAACGGCGGGGGCCACGAACTAGCCAGTGGTGCCAAGGCCGCGGACGAGGCAGAAATTAAACAGATAGTTAACGAACTAGATGCGCTGCTAGCCGGCGCCAGAAAGTGA
- a CDS encoding DUF4767 domain-containing protein, whose protein sequence is MKIKTAIIGLAVLTMLAGCGQQQSKFDRFGGHNQATSSKSNKNSNSASQTHKRGSKKFGKASADKPRAKATTKFSQASNSTRTSQTSQQPRQSAAPWSSSKASQLASFMASWGTTMKQQYQQYGPGHSVSFYGQNEPDDMSSEPPAVNNQRISIAWSDNGKTSADYALVAVYSDAETQDFGDQHLYFFTLYHGSPVVLVTMQNQGMNDGYLHFDVTQNTTLKNGFAKIVNG, encoded by the coding sequence ATGAAAATCAAAACAGCAATTATTGGCTTGGCCGTACTGACGATGCTTGCCGGTTGTGGCCAGCAACAGTCCAAGTTTGATCGATTTGGTGGGCATAATCAGGCAACATCCAGTAAATCCAACAAGAATAGCAATTCAGCTAGCCAAACCCACAAGAGGGGATCAAAGAAATTTGGCAAGGCCTCCGCGGACAAACCACGCGCCAAAGCAACGACAAAGTTTTCACAGGCATCTAATTCAACCAGAACCAGCCAAACATCGCAACAGCCTCGCCAGAGTGCAGCTCCCTGGTCTTCATCCAAAGCTAGTCAGCTAGCCAGTTTCATGGCGAGTTGGGGGACAACGATGAAACAGCAATACCAGCAATACGGTCCGGGTCATAGCGTCAGTTTCTATGGCCAAAATGAGCCAGATGATATGAGTAGCGAGCCACCAGCAGTAAACAATCAGCGAATCAGCATTGCTTGGTCGGACAACGGGAAAACCAGTGCGGACTATGCATTAGTTGCGGTTTATTCGGATGCCGAGACTCAGGACTTTGGGGATCAACACTTGTATTTCTTCACGCTCTACCATGGCAGCCCAGTTGTGCTCGTTACGATGCAGAATCAAGGCATGAATGATGGCTATCTGCATTTTGACGTCACGCAGAATACAACACTGAAAAATGGTTTTGCAAAGATTGTGAACGGGTAA
- a CDS encoding cell division protein ZapA, with protein sequence MADEKRRYKATIAGKSYTLIGPGTSEQFDAVTTLLNDELAQIKRLQPSISTEDAAILLAFNALSDGIRDRAQTDHAQIQD encoded by the coding sequence ATGGCAGATGAAAAACGGCGGTATAAAGCCACCATTGCAGGCAAAAGTTATACCCTGATTGGCCCTGGCACCAGCGAACAGTTTGACGCCGTCACGACATTACTGAATGACGAGCTTGCACAAATTAAGCGGCTCCAGCCAAGCATTAGCACAGAGGATGCAGCAATTCTGCTCGCGTTCAATGCACTATCTGATGGGATTCGCGACCGGGCACAAACTGATCACGCGCAAATCCAGGACTAA
- the ruvX gene encoding Holliday junction resolvase RuvX, producing MSRLLGLDVGSRTVGVAVSDPLGWTAQSVEIIPINEDAGNFGMGRIKQLVKEEEVSGFVLGLPKNMNNTLGPRVEKSREFGDRLKHKFGLPVDYIDERLTTVSAYRVLIDEADVSRRKQKQAIDKLAAQFILQNYLDAKGPLAQRLRGN from the coding sequence ATGAGCCGTCTCCTAGGTCTTGACGTCGGGTCACGCACAGTAGGCGTCGCAGTGTCCGATCCCTTAGGTTGGACTGCGCAGAGCGTGGAAATCATTCCCATTAACGAGGATGCTGGTAATTTTGGCATGGGCCGAATCAAGCAGCTCGTTAAAGAAGAAGAAGTTTCCGGCTTTGTGCTCGGCTTGCCAAAGAACATGAACAATACGCTGGGACCGCGTGTCGAAAAGTCACGTGAATTCGGTGACCGCTTAAAGCACAAGTTTGGCTTACCTGTTGACTACATTGATGAACGCCTCACGACCGTTTCGGCCTACCGGGTGTTAATCGACGAGGCCGATGTTTCACGGCGGAAGCAAAAACAGGCAATCGACAAACTTGCCGCGCAGTTTATTTTACAAAATTATTTAGACGCAAAGGGGCCACTGGCTCAGCGTTTGAGGGGGAATTAA
- the alaS gene encoding alanine--tRNA ligase, translating into MKQMSSAEVRQTFLDFFQSKGHFVEPSASLVPKDDPTLLWINSGVATLKKYFDGTVIPENPRITNAQKSIRTNDIENVGKTARHLTFFEMLGNFSVGDYFKKEVIPWAWELLTDPKWFGLDKDKLYITVYPKDQESKQLWEKTGVPASHIYEVEDNFWDIGGGPCGPDSEVFYDRGQSFNNIPEDDPENYPGGENERYLEIWNIVFSQFNHLPDGRIVDQPHKNIDTGMGLERVVSVIQNTKTNFETDLFMPIIKAVEKLSDGKKYGLNDADDVSFKIIADHARTVTFAIGDGALPSNEGRGYVLRRLIRRAIVNGKKLGINDDFLYKLVPVVGKIMESYYPEVLKNQAFIQKVIESEEARFRSSLDAGMSMLDNVMAKLKKSGDKKISGDDAFLLFDTYGFPVEMTNEIAEDSGLTVDMDGFKANMEQQRARARAARSNAQSMGNQDTTLMDIKTDSKFTGWTSVKEDDAVLTDIVKNDTSVDEVSDGKVAVVFDKTPFYAEMGGQVADHGTIATQDGTVVAQVVDVQHAPNGQNLHTIEVSGPMNKGDKYVLSVDTARRHKVSLNHTATHLLDQSLRNILGEHTHQAGSLVEPDYLRFDFTNFGQVTDEQLAQVEQMVNEQIWRALPITAIETDIESAKKLGAIAVFGDKYGDTVRVVSIGDFNKEFDGGTHPHNTSELGLFKITGESGIGAGTRRIEAVTSKEAFEYLSAQSDELKKTAGVLKVAKVEETADKAAGLQRELKDAQKQITALQSKIASQAAGSIMDSAEQAGDFSLIAKAVQVAGMNELRQLADQWKEKSASDVLVLATVVKGKVNLLVAVSKDAIGRGVKAGDLIKTIAPAVGGGGGGRPDMAQAGGKNPDGIDQALALAKTTLENA; encoded by the coding sequence ATGAAGCAAATGAGTAGCGCCGAGGTACGCCAAACGTTCCTCGACTTTTTCCAGAGTAAGGGGCACTTTGTTGAACCAAGTGCCAGCCTCGTGCCAAAGGATGATCCAACGCTCTTGTGGATTAACTCTGGTGTCGCAACCCTGAAGAAGTACTTTGACGGGACCGTGATTCCTGAAAATCCACGGATTACGAACGCACAAAAATCAATTCGGACCAATGATATTGAAAACGTCGGGAAGACTGCCCGTCACCTGACCTTCTTTGAAATGCTGGGTAACTTCTCCGTTGGGGACTACTTCAAGAAGGAAGTTATTCCTTGGGCGTGGGAACTGCTGACTGACCCTAAGTGGTTTGGCCTGGATAAGGACAAGCTGTACATTACCGTTTACCCTAAGGACCAGGAATCCAAGCAACTTTGGGAAAAGACGGGTGTGCCTGCTAGCCATATCTATGAAGTCGAAGATAACTTCTGGGATATTGGTGGCGGTCCATGTGGTCCTGATTCCGAAGTGTTCTACGACCGCGGCCAGAGCTTTAACAACATTCCTGAAGACGACCCAGAAAACTACCCTGGTGGCGAAAACGAACGTTACCTTGAAATCTGGAATATCGTGTTCTCCCAGTTCAACCACTTGCCAGATGGTCGCATTGTTGACCAGCCGCACAAGAACATTGATACGGGGATGGGCCTCGAACGTGTCGTTTCTGTCATCCAAAACACCAAGACGAACTTCGAAACGGATCTGTTCATGCCAATCATCAAGGCCGTTGAAAAGCTGTCTGACGGCAAGAAGTATGGACTGAATGATGCCGACGACGTTTCCTTCAAGATCATCGCTGACCATGCCCGCACGGTTACCTTCGCCATTGGTGATGGTGCGCTACCAAGTAACGAGGGGCGTGGCTATGTTCTTCGTCGTTTGATTCGTCGTGCGATTGTGAACGGGAAGAAACTCGGTATTAACGACGACTTCCTCTACAAGCTGGTGCCCGTGGTCGGCAAGATCATGGAATCCTACTATCCAGAAGTGCTGAAGAACCAGGCGTTCATCCAGAAGGTCATTGAATCTGAAGAGGCACGTTTCCGTTCTAGCCTGGATGCTGGGATGAGCATGCTCGATAACGTCATGGCAAAACTCAAGAAGAGCGGCGACAAGAAGATTTCGGGTGACGACGCCTTCCTGCTGTTCGATACTTACGGTTTCCCAGTCGAAATGACTAATGAAATCGCTGAGGATAGCGGCCTGACCGTTGACATGGATGGTTTCAAGGCCAACATGGAGCAACAACGTGCCCGCGCACGTGCTGCCCGTAGCAACGCCCAGTCCATGGGTAACCAGGATACGACCTTGATGGATATCAAGACCGATTCCAAGTTTACCGGTTGGACCAGTGTCAAGGAAGACGATGCGGTTCTGACCGACATCGTTAAGAATGACACGTCCGTTGATGAAGTGAGTGATGGCAAGGTTGCCGTTGTCTTTGACAAGACGCCATTCTACGCCGAAATGGGTGGCCAAGTGGCTGACCACGGGACAATTGCAACGCAGGACGGGACCGTCGTTGCGCAGGTTGTGGATGTCCAGCACGCACCAAATGGGCAAAACCTGCACACCATCGAGGTTTCCGGCCCAATGAACAAGGGTGACAAGTACGTCCTGTCTGTTGACACGGCACGTCGTCACAAGGTGTCACTGAACCATACTGCGACCCACTTGCTGGATCAGTCGTTGCGTAACATCTTGGGTGAACACACGCACCAGGCGGGGTCTTTGGTTGAACCCGACTACCTGCGCTTTGACTTCACCAACTTTGGTCAGGTAACTGACGAACAACTCGCACAAGTTGAACAGATGGTGAACGAGCAGATCTGGCGTGCATTGCCAATCACAGCCATCGAAACCGACATTGAGAGCGCCAAGAAGCTGGGCGCGATTGCGGTGTTTGGCGATAAGTACGGTGATACCGTCCGGGTTGTTTCCATCGGTGACTTCAACAAGGAATTCGATGGTGGGACCCACCCACACAACACGAGTGAGCTTGGTTTGTTCAAGATCACCGGTGAAAGTGGGATCGGTGCCGGGACACGCCGGATTGAAGCGGTCACATCAAAGGAAGCTTTTGAATACCTGTCTGCACAGTCAGATGAGCTGAAAAAGACTGCCGGCGTGCTGAAAGTTGCCAAGGTTGAGGAAACCGCTGATAAGGCAGCCGGTTTGCAGCGTGAACTGAAGGATGCCCAAAAGCAGATTACAGCCTTGCAGAGCAAGATTGCGAGTCAGGCTGCGGGTTCTATTATGGATAGTGCTGAGCAGGCCGGCGATTTCAGCTTGATTGCTAAGGCCGTCCAAGTTGCCGGGATGAACGAATTGCGGCAACTGGCTGACCAGTGGAAGGAAAAGAGTGCATCTGACGTGCTCGTCCTGGCCACGGTCGTGAAGGGCAAGGTTAACTTGCTCGTTGCCGTCAGCAAGGATGCCATTGGTCGCGGCGTCAAGGCCGGCGACCTCATCAAGACCATTGCCCCAGCCGTTGGTGGCGGCGGTGGTGGCCGTCCCGACATGGCTCAGGCCGGTGGGAAGAATCCTGATGGGATTGACCAAGCACTCGCGCTCGCAAAGACAACTTTAGAAAACGCTTAA
- a CDS encoding IreB family regulatory phosphoprotein, with amino-acid sequence MSSLDQTIHFDFHDRSPQNVREALERVSAALEENGYDPINQIVGYLLSGDPAYIPRYNDARNTIRKYERYEIIEELVRTYLGKEKK; translated from the coding sequence ATGAGTTCATTAGACCAGACAATTCACTTTGATTTTCACGATCGGAGTCCCCAAAACGTACGCGAGGCGCTGGAACGCGTCTCTGCTGCGCTGGAGGAAAACGGCTACGACCCAATCAACCAGATCGTCGGTTACTTGCTCTCTGGAGATCCAGCGTACATTCCGCGTTACAACGACGCCCGTAACACGATTCGTAAGTACGAGCGCTATGAGATCATCGAGGAACTCGTTCGTACCTACCTCGGCAAAGAGAAGAAATGA
- the dinB gene encoding DNA polymerase IV, giving the protein MGELFRLELPNDTSRRIVHVDMDAFYASIEMRDRPEYRKKALVIAHDPRKTGGKGVVTTANYVARQYGVHSAMAAQEALRLLPKNLVVFKDPDFEKYRSVSAQIHAIFHQVTNLIQPVALDEAYLDVTANTDFSNTISLAVWLQRSIEAATHLTCAVGVSYNKFLAKMASEYNKPGGRTVVAPEDAIDFLAPQSIAKFHGVGKKTLPRLEDIGIHTGADLRQADPQMLERMFGKMGFVFAEHARGIDNRPVEVRDAKSIGRERTYNPPLQSDAAVQTELQRIADMVAASLVKHERHGKTIVLKSRDVDFVTQTRRVSSETYYDTAEQIFDAAWQLWNEQGRLDKPLRLVGITATSLAPMTFQNIDLPL; this is encoded by the coding sequence ATGGGTGAGCTGTTTCGCTTGGAATTACCGAATGATACCAGCCGGCGCATTGTTCACGTCGATATGGATGCATTTTACGCTTCTATTGAAATGCGGGACCGCCCTGAGTATCGCAAGAAGGCACTCGTGATTGCCCACGACCCGCGCAAAACTGGTGGCAAGGGGGTCGTTACCACTGCTAATTATGTCGCCCGGCAGTACGGTGTGCATTCCGCAATGGCCGCACAAGAAGCACTGCGCCTCCTGCCGAAAAATTTGGTTGTGTTTAAGGACCCCGATTTTGAAAAATACCGTTCCGTTTCTGCCCAGATTCACGCGATTTTCCATCAGGTGACCAACCTCATCCAGCCCGTTGCCCTCGACGAAGCCTACCTTGACGTAACGGCGAACACGGATTTTTCGAATACCATTTCGCTCGCGGTTTGGTTGCAACGCAGCATCGAGGCGGCAACCCATTTGACCTGTGCGGTGGGGGTGTCCTACAACAAGTTTCTGGCGAAAATGGCGTCTGAATATAACAAACCTGGGGGCCGCACGGTCGTTGCGCCCGAGGATGCCATTGATTTTCTGGCACCACAATCCATTGCCAAATTCCACGGGGTGGGCAAGAAGACATTGCCTAGGCTCGAAGATATCGGGATTCACACTGGTGCCGATCTGCGCCAGGCGGACCCTCAGATGCTTGAGCGCATGTTTGGCAAAATGGGCTTTGTTTTCGCAGAGCACGCGCGTGGTATTGATAACCGGCCGGTCGAGGTACGGGACGCGAAGTCTATTGGTCGCGAGCGGACTTATAACCCGCCGCTGCAGAGTGATGCGGCGGTGCAAACTGAACTGCAGCGCATCGCCGATATGGTTGCGGCCTCCCTGGTCAAACACGAGCGGCACGGCAAAACCATTGTGCTCAAGTCACGCGACGTCGATTTTGTAACGCAGACGCGGCGCGTCAGTTCCGAAACCTATTACGATACAGCGGAACAAATTTTTGATGCGGCCTGGCAATTATGGAACGAACAGGGCCGTCTGGATAAACCGCTACGACTCGTGGGAATCACCGCCACCAGCTTGGCGCCCATGACGTTTCAGAATATTGATTTGCCCCTGTGA
- a CDS encoding DEAD/DEAH box helicase encodes MENQFKQYDLRPELIEALTNNDFVKPTPIQEKVIPKALRGKSIIGQSQTGSGKTLAFLLPIINNVDPSENELQTVITAPSRELANQIYEAAKQLQGARDGLRIGRFVGGTDRGRQEKKLEENNVHIAIGTPGRILDLLTDEALMGHTVRTFVVDEADMTLDMGFLDTVDKIASTFPEKLQMMVFSATIPQKLQPFLKKYMSSPLIIELKPQSVIADSVDNWLIAKKGRNTNELIFKLLKIANPYLALIFANTKTSVDEIHDYLKHQGLRVAKIHGGVEPRERRRTMKAVAAQKYQYVVATDLAARGIDVKGVSHVINAEIPSDNEFFIHRVGRTGRNGMTGTAITLYAPGEENKIAELEAMGIKFTPKAIKNDEIVDSHDRNRRVKRTKENEKLSQTMYGMLKKEQKKHKPGYKKKVRKAVEKEAWFNRRVEKREALRANKRKNKSKGLNKA; translated from the coding sequence ATGGAAAACCAATTTAAACAATACGACCTGCGTCCCGAACTCATTGAAGCATTAACCAACAATGATTTTGTGAAGCCAACGCCGATTCAGGAGAAAGTTATTCCCAAGGCGCTCCGCGGCAAATCAATCATCGGGCAGTCGCAGACGGGCTCTGGGAAGACACTTGCCTTCCTCTTGCCAATTATTAACAACGTCGACCCGAGCGAAAACGAGCTTCAGACGGTTATTACGGCGCCAAGCCGTGAGCTGGCCAACCAGATATACGAAGCTGCCAAGCAGTTGCAGGGTGCCCGTGACGGCCTCCGCATCGGCCGCTTTGTGGGTGGGACCGACCGTGGTCGCCAGGAAAAGAAGCTCGAAGAAAACAACGTGCACATCGCCATCGGGACACCAGGTCGAATTCTCGATCTGTTGACTGACGAGGCGCTCATGGGTCACACCGTGCGCACTTTCGTGGTCGATGAGGCGGACATGACGCTCGACATGGGTTTCCTGGACACAGTGGACAAGATTGCCAGCACCTTCCCAGAAAAGTTGCAGATGATGGTCTTCTCCGCAACGATTCCGCAGAAGTTGCAGCCATTCTTGAAGAAGTACATGTCCAGCCCATTAATCATCGAACTGAAGCCACAGTCCGTTATCGCGGACTCTGTGGATAACTGGCTCATTGCCAAGAAGGGCCGCAATACCAACGAGCTGATTTTCAAACTGCTCAAGATTGCGAACCCATATCTTGCTCTGATTTTCGCAAATACGAAAACCAGTGTCGATGAGATTCATGATTACCTGAAGCACCAGGGCCTGCGTGTGGCCAAGATTCACGGCGGTGTTGAGCCCCGCGAACGTCGGCGCACGATGAAGGCCGTTGCGGCGCAGAAGTACCAGTACGTCGTCGCAACCGATCTGGCTGCGCGCGGGATTGACGTGAAGGGTGTTTCACACGTCATTAACGCCGAGATTCCGAGTGACAACGAGTTCTTCATTCACCGTGTTGGTCGTACCGGCCGCAACGGCATGACGGGGACCGCCATCACTTTGTACGCGCCAGGCGAAGAAAACAAAATCGCCGAACTCGAAGCGATGGGCATTAAGTTCACGCCTAAAGCAATCAAGAACGACGAGATTGTGGACAGTCACGATCGTAACCGCCGTGTAAAACGCACGAAGGAAAACGAAAAGCTGTCGCAGACGATGTACGGGATGCTCAAGAAGGAACAGAAGAAGCACAAGCCTGGGTACAAGAAGAAGGTACGTAAGGCCGTTGAGAAGGAAGCGTGGTTCAACCGCCGTGTTGAAAAACGTGAGGCGCTGCGAGCTAACAAACGTAAGAACAAGTCGAAGGGTCTGAATAAGGCTTAA